One part of the Zymomonas mobilis subsp. pomaceae ATCC 29192 genome encodes these proteins:
- a CDS encoding ABC transporter substrate-binding protein, translated as MTLRFRNLLPAIFIAAVPVIVHAQATDPAAAQIDAYHNAIIDIMKQGKSLGISGRTSRFETIVRDYYDMQTMTSLVVGASWASANAGDREHAIEALEHHSAVMLASNFVSYGGEQFKTEQPVTSRGADKLVRATITSDKLIYRMRLNQGKWKIVDIISDGVSQLAVQRADFSSTVASGGIPALVHKLTSLDAKAMK; from the coding sequence ATGACTTTAAGATTTCGGAATTTGTTACCTGCAATATTTATTGCTGCTGTACCTGTTATTGTCCATGCCCAAGCAACAGACCCTGCAGCCGCCCAAATTGATGCTTATCACAATGCCATTATTGACATTATGAAACAGGGAAAATCATTAGGTATTAGCGGCCGAACAAGTCGTTTTGAAACGATCGTCCGTGATTATTACGATATGCAGACAATGACATCTTTGGTGGTGGGGGCAAGTTGGGCTTCTGCTAATGCTGGAGATCGCGAACATGCGATAGAAGCTCTTGAGCATCATAGTGCCGTGATGCTCGCCAGTAATTTTGTCAGCTATGGCGGCGAACAATTTAAAACCGAACAACCCGTAACCAGTCGGGGGGCTGATAAATTGGTGCGCGCCACTATCACCAGCGATAAGCTTATTTACCGGATGCGCCTTAATCAAGGGAAATGGAAAATCGTTGATATTATCTCAGATGGCGTTAGCCAGCTTGCTGTACAGCGAGCCGATTTTTCATCAACCGTTGCATCGGGGGGTATACCTGCTTTAGTACATAAATTAACGAGCCTTGATGCAAAGGCTATGAAATAA
- the ispH gene encoding 4-hydroxy-3-methylbut-2-enyl diphosphate reductase yields the protein MIKIILAQPRGFCAGVIRAIEIVDQALDRVGAPVYVRHEIVHNRHVVDTLRAKGAVFVEELSEVPSGEVTVFSAHGVARTVQEEADQRGLPVVDATCPLVNKVHAQGRRYLSHGRTLILIGHAGHPEIEGTLGQIDGPVHLVGSAEQVADLKIPEDTPVAFITQTTLSVDDTRSVIAALRQKFSDVIGPDTSDICYATQNRQTAVRDLCKKSDLILVVGSPNSSNSNRLREIGLEEGLPSYLIADGSEIDPVWFEDIHTVGLTAGASAPEELVQSVIAAIRALGPVTVEQLPGVEEKIAFRLPPTLRHLKARNAAHNITKDEAAASSQDADSITNDTEQEA from the coding sequence GTGATAAAAATCATTCTGGCTCAGCCGCGTGGCTTCTGTGCGGGTGTCATCCGCGCTATCGAAATCGTCGATCAGGCACTCGATCGTGTCGGCGCACCGGTATATGTTCGCCATGAAATCGTTCATAACCGTCATGTTGTTGATACACTCCGTGCCAAAGGCGCAGTTTTTGTCGAAGAACTTTCAGAAGTTCCCTCTGGCGAAGTAACCGTATTTAGCGCGCATGGTGTAGCACGTACCGTCCAAGAAGAAGCAGACCAACGGGGATTACCTGTCGTTGATGCAACATGTCCCTTGGTTAACAAGGTTCACGCTCAGGGGAGACGCTATCTCTCTCATGGACGCACTTTAATTTTAATCGGTCATGCTGGTCATCCCGAAATTGAAGGGACATTGGGGCAAATTGACGGTCCGGTTCATCTGGTAGGGTCGGCTGAACAAGTAGCTGATCTTAAAATTCCAGAAGATACGCCGGTTGCCTTCATTACCCAGACGACTTTGTCCGTCGACGACACACGTTCTGTGATTGCCGCTTTAAGACAGAAATTTTCGGATGTTATTGGCCCCGATACTTCCGATATTTGCTATGCCACCCAGAACCGCCAGACGGCCGTTCGGGACTTATGCAAAAAATCTGATCTCATTTTGGTCGTGGGGTCGCCAAACAGTTCTAATTCCAATCGCCTACGCGAAATAGGGTTAGAAGAAGGGCTGCCCAGCTATTTGATTGCCGATGGTAGCGAAATAGATCCTGTCTGGTTTGAAGATATTCATACCGTAGGATTAACCGCCGGTGCCTCAGCACCAGAAGAATTAGTGCAAAGTGTTATCGCGGCTATCCGTGCATTAGGGCCAGTAACGGTAGAGCAGTTGCCCGGTGTAGAAGAAAAAATTGCTTTTCGTCTGCCCCCTACCCTTCGCCATCTTAAAGCGCGTAATGCGGCCCATAATATAACAAAAGATGAAGCCGCCGCTTCTTCACAGGATGCTGACAGCATCACTAATGATACAGAACAGGAGGCTTGA
- the hpnH gene encoding adenosyl-hopene transferase HpnH, giving the protein MGIPFSQILRIGSYIVGKHIKGTKRYPLVLMLEPLFRCNLACQGCGKIDYPSEILNQRLSYDECMTAIDECGAPVVSIAGGEPLLHRDMPKIVKGALDKGKFVICCTNALLFAKKVDQYEPRPNFTWSIHLDGDKEMHDRAVSMEGVYETAEAAIRLAKAKGFQVSINCTLFNDADPERTAKFFDRMKAIGINGITVSPGYAYERAANQDEFLNRTTTKKLFRNLFERGKGHKWPFNQSIQFLNFLAGNEAYKCTPWGNPTRTVFGWQRPCYLLGEDYAKSFKELMEETAWDDYGVGNYEKCQDCMVHSGFEATAVIDTVHHPLKAAMVALKGIKTDGPMVPDISLAHQRRAKDVFSDHVQQRLAEIRKADAASKKKIDAA; this is encoded by the coding sequence TTGGGTATTCCTTTTAGTCAAATCTTGCGGATTGGTTCCTATATTGTTGGGAAACATATCAAAGGCACGAAGCGTTATCCTTTAGTTTTAATGCTGGAACCTCTTTTCCGCTGTAACCTTGCTTGTCAGGGCTGTGGTAAGATTGATTATCCGAGCGAAATTCTTAATCAGCGGTTGTCTTATGATGAATGTATGACAGCGATTGATGAGTGCGGAGCGCCTGTCGTTTCTATCGCAGGTGGTGAACCACTCTTGCATCGGGATATGCCGAAAATTGTCAAAGGGGCCCTTGATAAAGGGAAATTTGTCATTTGCTGTACCAATGCTTTGCTTTTTGCAAAGAAGGTAGATCAGTATGAACCGCGCCCTAACTTTACATGGTCGATACATCTTGATGGTGACAAAGAGATGCATGATCGTGCCGTTTCCATGGAAGGTGTCTATGAAACGGCCGAGGCAGCCATTCGTCTAGCAAAGGCTAAGGGTTTTCAGGTTTCGATTAACTGTACCCTCTTTAATGATGCAGATCCTGAACGCACTGCAAAATTCTTCGACCGTATGAAGGCTATCGGTATTAATGGCATTACGGTTTCACCGGGTTATGCGTATGAACGTGCCGCTAATCAGGATGAATTTCTGAACCGTACCACGACCAAAAAGCTCTTCCGTAATCTTTTTGAGCGTGGAAAAGGGCATAAATGGCCATTCAATCAATCCATTCAATTTTTGAATTTTTTGGCGGGTAACGAAGCTTATAAATGCACCCCTTGGGGCAACCCAACGCGCACTGTTTTTGGATGGCAGCGTCCCTGCTATCTCCTAGGTGAAGATTACGCCAAAAGCTTCAAAGAATTGATGGAAGAAACGGCGTGGGATGATTATGGCGTCGGTAACTACGAAAAATGTCAGGATTGCATGGTGCATTCCGGTTTCGAGGCTACCGCCGTTATTGATACGGTGCACCACCCCTTAAAAGCAGCGATGGTTGCTTTAAAAGGTATAAAGACTGATGGCCCTATGGTGCCTGATATTAGTCTTGCCCATCAACGACGGGCAAAAGATGTTTTTTCGGATCATGTTCAGCAGCGTTTAGCTGAAATCCGGAAAGCCGATGCTGCTTCCAAAAAGAAGATTGACGCGGCTTAA
- a CDS encoding phosphorylase, with translation MLSHILAVTGIDREAKAAAQCDKVLSLTSGGDALTLERSLNQIMQANTISGLVSFGLAGALDTDLKVGDWVLATAVKGGFEAECDLGWQVVIRTFLPSIKSGIFYADGTLISDMSEKKRIAADEKAIAVDMESHIVARIAEQYNCPFIILRVISDQADHTLPPAFSVAMRPDGSVDVPALLGSLLCHPTQLPAFVTAAKAATKALKQLSRVNLLFGSSIGFPDFS, from the coding sequence ATGCTTAGTCATATTCTGGCTGTCACCGGAATCGATCGTGAAGCTAAGGCTGCAGCACAATGTGATAAGGTATTATCTTTAACTAGTGGGGGGGATGCTCTTACCTTAGAGCGTTCACTCAACCAAATTATGCAGGCTAATACCATCTCTGGTTTAGTTAGCTTTGGTCTGGCAGGGGCTCTGGATACCGATTTAAAGGTCGGGGATTGGGTACTGGCTACTGCGGTAAAAGGCGGTTTTGAAGCAGAATGCGACTTAGGCTGGCAGGTCGTAATCCGAACATTTTTACCTTCAATTAAGAGCGGCATTTTTTATGCAGATGGTACTCTGATATCCGATATGTCAGAGAAAAAAAGAATTGCAGCGGATGAAAAGGCCATAGCGGTCGATATGGAATCGCATATTGTTGCTCGGATCGCTGAGCAATATAACTGCCCTTTTATTATTCTTAGAGTCATATCCGATCAGGCAGATCATACTTTACCGCCCGCGTTTTCTGTGGCGATGCGACCAGATGGTAGTGTCGATGTTCCGGCATTGTTAGGATCGCTTCTCTGTCATCCTACACAATTGCCCGCTTTCGTTACTGCCGCTAAGGCAGCAACGAAAGCTTTAAAGCAATTAAGCCGCGTCAATCTTCTTTTTGGAAGCAGCATCGGCTTTCCGGATTTCAGCTAA
- the shc gene encoding squalene--hopene cyclase produces the protein MTLSTSSVPNLSILPDNIEPVIEKAAQALLDTQKQDGHWVFELEADATIPAEYILLRHYLGEPEDLELEAKIGRYLRRIQGDHGGWPLFYKGGFDISATVKAYFALKMIGDSPDEPHMQRAREEILAHGGAITSNVFTRLQLALYGAIPWETVPQMPVEMMLLPDWFPIHINKMSYWARTVLVPLLVLQAVRPLAKNPRGILVDELFVPGATVPARADGKWVWKIGFGALDKVLHKAESFWPKANRKKAIDACVNFVSERLNGEDGLGGIYPAIANSVMMYDALGYPEDHPERAIARKAVEKLLVFNPEEQDSDDEIYCQPCLSPIWDTALAAHAMLEVGGDKAEKAAIDALNWLEPQQILDVKGDWAWQKPDLRPGGWAFQYNNAYYPDVDDTAVVVMAMDRAGKLPEIGSKFEESKSRAIEWTLGMQSDNGGWGAFDANNTYYYLNNIPFADHGALLDPPTVDVSARCVSMLAQAGKTLQDDDMKTAVHYLFQEQEKDGSWFGRWGVNYIYGTWSALCALNAADIPHDHLNIRRAVQWLESIQNEDGGWGEDCDSYALDYKGYQPAVSTPSQTAWALLGLMAVGETDSTAVARGINWLANNQDEHGFWKEDYYSGGGFPRVFYLRYHGYSKYFPLWALARYRNLSRANQPKVAYGM, from the coding sequence ATGACCCTATCGACTTCTTCTGTTCCTAATTTGAGTATTTTGCCTGACAATATAGAACCTGTCATTGAAAAGGCGGCACAGGCATTACTGGATACCCAAAAGCAGGATGGCCATTGGGTGTTTGAGCTTGAGGCTGATGCTACCATTCCAGCCGAATATATTCTGCTCCGTCATTATCTGGGTGAACCAGAAGATTTAGAACTTGAAGCTAAAATCGGGCGCTATCTTCGCCGGATTCAAGGGGATCATGGCGGGTGGCCTTTATTTTATAAGGGCGGTTTCGATATTAGCGCGACCGTTAAGGCTTATTTTGCTTTAAAAATGATTGGGGATTCGCCTGATGAACCGCATATGCAGCGTGCCCGTGAAGAAATTTTAGCCCATGGGGGGGCTATCACCTCTAATGTATTTACGCGGTTACAGCTCGCTTTATATGGTGCCATTCCTTGGGAGACGGTTCCCCAAATGCCGGTAGAAATGATGCTTCTGCCGGATTGGTTCCCCATCCATATTAATAAGATGTCTTACTGGGCACGGACAGTTCTGGTTCCGTTATTGGTATTGCAGGCCGTTAGGCCCCTTGCCAAGAACCCTCGGGGTATCCTTGTCGATGAGCTTTTCGTTCCGGGGGCAACGGTCCCAGCACGGGCCGACGGTAAGTGGGTATGGAAAATCGGTTTTGGCGCATTAGATAAAGTACTGCACAAAGCAGAATCTTTTTGGCCTAAAGCTAATCGTAAAAAAGCGATTGATGCTTGTGTCAATTTTGTTTCCGAACGTTTGAACGGTGAAGATGGGTTAGGGGGAATTTATCCTGCTATTGCGAATAGCGTAATGATGTATGATGCTTTGGGTTATCCTGAAGATCATCCAGAACGGGCTATTGCCCGAAAGGCAGTCGAAAAGCTTTTAGTCTTCAATCCTGAAGAACAAGACAGTGATGATGAAATTTACTGTCAGCCTTGTTTATCGCCTATTTGGGATACCGCTTTAGCCGCCCATGCCATGTTAGAAGTGGGCGGTGATAAAGCTGAAAAAGCTGCAATTGATGCTTTGAATTGGTTGGAACCTCAACAGATTTTGGATGTTAAAGGGGATTGGGCTTGGCAAAAACCAGACCTTCGCCCCGGTGGATGGGCGTTCCAATATAATAATGCCTATTATCCTGATGTAGATGATACTGCCGTCGTCGTCATGGCGATGGACCGAGCTGGAAAATTACCAGAGATCGGCAGCAAATTTGAAGAGTCTAAATCGCGTGCCATAGAATGGACGCTAGGGATGCAAAGCGATAATGGCGGGTGGGGGGCTTTTGATGCCAATAACACCTATTATTATCTTAATAATATACCATTCGCTGATCATGGTGCTTTATTAGATCCGCCAACGGTTGACGTCTCTGCACGCTGTGTTTCTATGCTGGCGCAAGCGGGCAAAACGCTTCAAGATGATGATATGAAAACCGCTGTCCATTATCTTTTCCAGGAACAAGAAAAGGATGGGAGTTGGTTTGGGCGTTGGGGCGTCAATTATATTTATGGCACATGGTCTGCTCTTTGTGCTTTAAATGCCGCCGATATTCCTCATGACCATCTTAATATTCGTCGTGCTGTCCAATGGTTAGAATCCATTCAAAATGAAGATGGTGGCTGGGGCGAAGATTGTGACAGCTATGCTTTAGATTACAAAGGCTATCAACCTGCCGTGTCAACACCTTCCCAAACAGCTTGGGCTTTATTGGGGTTGATGGCTGTTGGCGAAACGGATTCTACAGCTGTTGCCCGTGGTATTAACTGGCTTGCTAACAATCAAGATGAACATGGTTTCTGGAAAGAAGATTACTATAGCGGTGGCGGATTCCCACGCGTTTTTTATCTTCGCTATCATGGGTATTCCAAATATTTTCCTCTTTGGGCTTTGGCGCGCTATCGTAATTTAAGCCGCGCTAACCAACCTAAAGTAGCTTATGGTATGTAA
- the hpnE gene encoding hydroxysqualene dehydroxylase HpnE: MSITHIVGAGLAGLSTAVALSKAGKSVRIYEAAARAGGRCRSYYDKKLDMVIDNGNHMLLSGNKSAHSYLKTIGADHNFSGPSHADFSFCDLKDRERYTIKLNNGRLPWWFFLPHNRVPHSKIMDYLALTRLLFSKADSKIGDILPTQNSLWHKLLDPFFVAVLNTPAKEGSARLAEKVIKESLLKGGHACLPRIAKPDLASAFIDPALLYLKEKGVEVNFNKRLRQIDFSDHYAVTLDFGSENITLEKGDKLVIALPSWVVSDLLPNIETPNAYQSIINAHFCVKPPAGIAPIMGVIGGTAEWIFAFPDRLSVTISAANALLEEDRETLVNRIWQDITTVYALNQKLPSWQIVKEKRATFEATPEQNNRRPPATTCWHNLFLAGDWTRTGLPATIESAIRSGHIAADLVLSD, encoded by the coding sequence ATGAGCATTACGCATATTGTAGGCGCCGGGTTGGCTGGCTTATCAACGGCTGTAGCGCTTTCTAAAGCTGGTAAGTCAGTAAGAATTTATGAAGCGGCGGCACGGGCTGGTGGACGTTGCCGCTCTTACTATGATAAAAAATTAGATATGGTCATTGATAATGGCAACCATATGCTATTATCCGGAAATAAATCTGCCCATTCTTATTTAAAAACTATTGGTGCCGATCATAATTTTAGCGGCCCTAGTCATGCAGATTTTTCTTTTTGTGACCTAAAAGACAGAGAACGTTATACCATAAAGCTAAATAACGGGCGTTTACCATGGTGGTTTTTTCTCCCGCATAATCGCGTGCCACACAGTAAAATAATGGATTATTTAGCCTTAACGCGGCTATTATTTTCTAAAGCTGATAGTAAAATCGGCGATATTCTTCCAACACAGAATAGCTTGTGGCATAAGCTGCTGGATCCCTTCTTTGTCGCGGTTCTTAATACTCCCGCCAAAGAAGGCTCTGCGCGTTTAGCCGAAAAAGTTATCAAAGAAAGTTTGCTAAAAGGTGGCCACGCGTGCTTACCACGTATAGCAAAACCTGATTTAGCCAGCGCTTTTATCGATCCAGCACTTCTTTATCTTAAAGAAAAAGGGGTCGAAGTAAACTTTAACAAACGTCTTCGTCAGATAGATTTTTCTGATCATTATGCTGTAACGTTAGATTTTGGTAGTGAAAATATAACCTTGGAGAAGGGCGATAAGCTTGTTATCGCCCTGCCATCATGGGTCGTTTCTGATTTATTGCCCAATATTGAAACACCTAATGCATATCAGTCTATTATTAATGCGCATTTTTGTGTAAAGCCTCCTGCCGGTATCGCACCTATTATGGGTGTTATTGGTGGAACAGCCGAATGGATATTTGCCTTTCCAGATCGATTATCTGTTACCATCAGTGCTGCCAATGCTCTACTTGAGGAAGATCGAGAAACTCTGGTAAATCGTATTTGGCAGGATATTACCACTGTATATGCTTTAAATCAGAAATTACCGTCTTGGCAGATTGTTAAGGAGAAAAGGGCAACCTTTGAAGCAACACCTGAACAAAACAATCGGCGGCCACCCGCAACGACCTGTTGGCATAATCTGTTTTTAGCCGGCGATTGGACCCGTACGGGACTGCCCGCCACTATAGAAAGTGCTATCCGATCAGGGCATATAGCAGCTGATCTGGTTTTATCTGATTGA
- the hpnD gene encoding presqualene diphosphate synthase HpnD, whose protein sequence is MKLAKKNTLAEETSNTVSETRAISSGAKNSSFYIGMRVLPLLEREAMYAVYSFCRQVDDIADDLEGSAQEREHALEQWRSDIDALYNGKSCGQARFLKESVAHFHLKKEDFVAVIDGMAMDLKGPIQFPDEATLDLYCDRVASAVGRMSVRIFGMDTEIGEQLAYHLGRALQLTNILRDLDEDATINRCYLPREPLEAAGIPLDIDKALSDPRLDSVCRALAWQAEGHYAASDHIIIGRPKGHLIAPRLMAAAYSALLRKMLAQGWKAPRKKVRHNKLALLWTLLRLKVVS, encoded by the coding sequence ATGAAGCTTGCCAAAAAAAATACTCTGGCAGAAGAGACCTCTAATACTGTTTCAGAAACGCGTGCAATAAGCAGCGGGGCAAAAAATAGTAGCTTTTATATCGGTATGCGCGTTTTGCCGCTCTTAGAGCGGGAAGCCATGTATGCAGTCTATAGCTTCTGTCGCCAAGTTGATGATATCGCTGATGATTTAGAAGGTAGTGCGCAAGAAAGAGAACACGCACTGGAACAATGGCGATCTGATATTGACGCTCTTTACAATGGGAAATCCTGTGGCCAGGCGCGTTTTCTTAAGGAAAGTGTTGCTCATTTTCATTTGAAAAAAGAAGATTTTGTCGCTGTCATTGATGGCATGGCTATGGATCTGAAAGGCCCTATTCAGTTTCCTGATGAAGCAACCCTTGATCTTTATTGTGATCGAGTGGCCTCGGCAGTTGGGCGCATGTCTGTTCGCATTTTTGGTATGGATACCGAAATCGGCGAGCAACTTGCTTACCATTTAGGACGTGCTTTACAGCTTACTAATATTCTGCGGGATCTGGATGAAGATGCGACGATTAATCGCTGCTATCTGCCTCGTGAACCTTTAGAAGCCGCCGGTATACCCCTCGATATTGATAAGGCTTTAAGCGATCCTCGATTAGATAGTGTCTGTCGCGCTCTGGCTTGGCAAGCCGAAGGCCATTATGCGGCATCTGACCATATTATTATAGGACGTCCTAAAGGACATCTTATCGCACCCCGCCTGATGGCGGCCGCCTATTCTGCGTTATTACGAAAAATGCTGGCACAAGGCTGGAAAGCCCCTAGAAAAAAAGTACGCCATAACAAGCTAGCTCTTTTGTGGACATTGCTCAGACTTAAGGTTGTTTCATGA
- the hpnC gene encoding squalene synthase HpnC encodes MRTKTKDRLEAVALASGKGHQDENFPVASFLINPKYRPVILAFYQFARHADDVADNATASKKDRLSILEEMRASLTGESQNDTDAVILRETLLNHHLEQASVHGLDLLEAFRRDVSINRYKDWDALIDYCRYSAAPVGRFVLDVHGESRNLWPMNDALCTALQIINHLQDCGKDYRMLNRVYIPTDIMEAVGASMGDLGRFHASLALQQAISTLALKTMQLLKRSAGFSEAIQDRRLGVEVAVIQRLAESLTKRLIKRDPLSERVHHNKAEAFGLAFIAAAGRVFS; translated from the coding sequence GTGAGAACAAAAACAAAAGATAGATTAGAGGCTGTCGCTTTAGCTTCTGGCAAAGGGCATCAGGATGAGAATTTTCCTGTCGCCTCTTTTTTGATAAACCCCAAATATCGTCCGGTTATTTTGGCTTTTTATCAGTTTGCCCGACATGCTGATGATGTAGCGGATAATGCAACGGCCAGTAAAAAAGATCGACTGTCTATTCTTGAAGAAATGCGGGCCAGTTTAACGGGCGAAAGCCAAAACGATACTGATGCCGTCATTCTTCGGGAAACGCTCCTTAATCATCATTTGGAACAGGCCTCGGTCCATGGGCTTGATCTTTTGGAAGCCTTTCGACGGGATGTCTCTATAAATCGCTACAAAGATTGGGATGCCCTAATCGACTATTGTCGTTATTCGGCAGCACCAGTTGGGCGTTTTGTTTTAGATGTTCATGGGGAATCCCGCAACCTTTGGCCTATGAATGATGCCTTATGTACGGCGTTACAAATTATCAATCATTTGCAAGATTGTGGCAAAGATTATAGAATGTTGAACAGGGTCTATATACCCACCGATATTATGGAAGCGGTGGGTGCCTCAATGGGGGATTTAGGTCGGTTCCACGCCTCTTTAGCTTTACAGCAAGCGATTTCTACCCTTGCTTTAAAAACTATGCAGCTTTTAAAGCGTTCAGCGGGATTTTCTGAAGCGATTCAGGATCGTCGTTTGGGCGTTGAGGTCGCCGTTATTCAACGGTTGGCTGAAAGTTTGACAAAACGTTTAATAAAGCGTGATCCATTATCTGAGCGCGTTCATCATAATAAGGCTGAAGCTTTTGGGTTAGCCTTTATCGCTGCTGCAGGGAGAGTATTTTCTTAA
- a CDS encoding glycosyltransferase yields the protein MVVTLLGLLSLSIWIGLLFFHGGFWLCLERDDRPFPKLEIWPDVVAVVPARNEADVIDKTIRSLLTQDYPGNFRIILVNDGSEDNTAEVAVATLQDCQADNLVILDGKPVPSGWAGKLWAVEQGIKAAGSVKWLWLTDADIAHKQDTLRMLVAKAEEEGLVFHSLMARLSCNNFAEWALIPAFVFFFQMLYPFRYINDPKRKVAGAAGGCMLTDRISLENAGGISSIRHAIIDDCSLGAIMKKQGKIRLSLTNRSLSIRPYLNFKEIGHMISRSAYAQLRYSPILLALTLIGMGIVYLIPPFLALLGHGTAAWIGIAGWVMMALAFQPILHFYHRSPLWGIALPLIAAFYSGATFFSAVHVWQGRGGMWKGRAQARIGL from the coding sequence ATGGTGGTGACCCTTCTAGGTTTACTATCACTTAGCATATGGATCGGGCTTTTGTTTTTTCATGGCGGATTCTGGCTTTGCCTGGAACGCGATGATCGTCCTTTCCCAAAATTGGAAATATGGCCGGATGTAGTAGCCGTTGTGCCAGCACGAAATGAGGCGGATGTTATTGATAAAACTATTCGGTCTTTACTGACGCAAGACTATCCCGGAAATTTCAGAATTATTCTGGTGAATGATGGCTCCGAAGATAATACGGCAGAAGTCGCTGTAGCAACGCTTCAAGACTGTCAGGCCGACAATCTGGTTATTTTGGATGGAAAGCCCGTTCCCAGCGGATGGGCGGGTAAATTATGGGCTGTGGAACAAGGGATTAAAGCCGCGGGATCTGTAAAATGGTTATGGTTAACCGATGCTGATATTGCCCATAAACAGGATACTTTACGGATGTTAGTAGCGAAAGCTGAAGAGGAAGGGCTGGTTTTCCATTCTCTTATGGCCCGTTTGAGCTGCAACAATTTTGCTGAATGGGCCCTTATTCCTGCTTTTGTTTTCTTTTTTCAGATGCTTTATCCTTTCCGATATATCAACGATCCAAAGCGTAAAGTTGCAGGTGCAGCCGGAGGATGTATGTTGACGGATCGAATAAGCCTTGAAAATGCGGGTGGCATCAGTTCAATCCGTCATGCTATTATTGATGATTGCAGCTTAGGCGCCATCATGAAAAAACAGGGTAAAATTCGCCTATCATTGACAAATCGTTCGCTGAGTATTCGTCCCTATCTTAATTTTAAAGAAATCGGACATATGATTTCCCGCTCGGCCTATGCGCAATTGCGATATTCGCCTATTCTTTTAGCTTTAACCCTAATCGGTATGGGAATTGTTTATTTGATACCGCCGTTTTTGGCGTTATTGGGGCATGGAACTGCGGCTTGGATCGGAATAGCCGGATGGGTTATGATGGCCCTTGCTTTTCAGCCGATTTTACATTTTTATCATCGATCCCCTTTATGGGGTATAGCACTTCCTTTAATCGCAGCCTTTTATAGCGGTGCAACCTTTTTTTCTGCAGTGCATGTATGGCAAGGGCGAGGTGGTATGTGGAAGGGACGTGCGCAAGCACGGATAGGTCTGTGA
- the hpnA gene encoding hopanoid-associated sugar epimerase: protein MQDQNQVDKDKPVLVTGVSGFVGSAVARSLAEQGYKLRGMVRPSSPLTNIRDFPGEIVYGDLDDPPSLREPLSGCGALIHVAADYRLWAPDSQEIIRHNRQHTQAIMTAALYLDIKRIVYTSSVATLAPGHGHPSDETRPLTPERAIGAYKRSKVEAERLVERMIAEQGLPAVIVNPSTPIGPGDVKPTPTGRIIVEAATGKMPAYVNTGLNLAHVDDVADGHVKALEKGIVGERYILGGTDVPLGLMLAEIARQVGRKPPKIALPRWPLFPLAWGAEAFAKLTKIEPFVTRDALKMAGYHMYFSSKKAERLLGYKARPWQQAITDALQWFREEGML, encoded by the coding sequence GTGCAAGATCAAAATCAGGTGGATAAAGATAAGCCTGTATTGGTAACCGGTGTTTCCGGATTTGTCGGATCTGCGGTAGCGCGGTCATTGGCGGAACAAGGATACAAGCTGCGCGGTATGGTGCGCCCCAGTAGCCCGCTTACTAATATTCGCGATTTCCCCGGCGAAATCGTTTATGGTGACCTTGATGATCCCCCTTCCTTAAGAGAACCTCTTTCAGGATGTGGCGCTCTTATTCATGTCGCGGCTGATTATCGGCTTTGGGCACCCGATTCTCAGGAAATTATCCGACATAACCGTCAGCATACGCAAGCTATTATGACGGCGGCGCTTTATCTTGATATTAAGCGTATCGTTTATACAAGTAGCGTCGCGACATTGGCACCGGGACACGGACATCCTAGCGACGAAACGCGCCCTCTTACACCAGAACGCGCTATTGGGGCCTATAAACGCTCCAAAGTAGAGGCCGAAAGATTGGTGGAAAGGATGATCGCAGAGCAAGGCTTGCCTGCCGTGATTGTCAATCCCTCTACCCCTATCGGGCCTGGTGATGTTAAACCAACGCCGACAGGTCGGATTATTGTTGAAGCGGCGACAGGTAAAATGCCCGCCTATGTCAATACAGGTCTCAATCTAGCTCATGTTGATGATGTTGCTGATGGACATGTGAAGGCGCTTGAAAAAGGAATTGTGGGCGAACGATATATTCTGGGGGGTACAGATGTCCCTCTGGGTTTGATGTTGGCTGAAATTGCCCGACAGGTTGGTCGGAAACCGCCTAAAATCGCTTTACCACGCTGGCCCCTCTTTCCTTTGGCCTGGGGCGCCGAGGCTTTCGCTAAATTAACTAAAATTGAACCCTTCGTAACCCGAGATGCCTTAAAAATGGCGGGTTATCATATGTATTTTTCTTCTAAAAAAGCAGAACGCCTATTGGGATACAAAGCGCGGCCCTGGCAGCAAGCTATCACCGATGCCCTGCAATGGTTTCGGGAAGAAGGTATGTTATGA